A single genomic interval of Orcinus orca chromosome 19, mOrcOrc1.1, whole genome shotgun sequence harbors:
- the LOC117203599 gene encoding uncharacterized protein LOC117203599 yields MALGGGSPPVKGRGPRRRSYYNSQHAAGALSRTCAVPAVTKAELQLPACRGAVPPATVGRGRSSESPAARIPPLPVALAGEVRAGEPSAAPAMLRRLARAATQQQRALWARGSGSQAGIPTHVVDLRSDTVTKPGPAMRRSMAEAVVGDDDYGEDPTVRGEPGVQAGAGGPRGDPSALSMVLAGGEVARDPGWRLSCRLGIALGVLAAQSDASLESLLEMQILGPHTGPPEPESAS; encoded by the exons ATGGCCCTGGGGGGAGGCAGCCCACCCGTCAAGGGTCGGGG ACCGCGACGAAGGTCGTACTACAACTCCCAGCATGCCGCGGGGGCCCTCTCCCGGACTTGCGCGGTGCCGGCCGTGACGAAGGCCGAACTACAACTCCCAGCGTGCCGCGGAGCCGTCCCGCCAGCCACGGTCGGCCGCGGCCGAAGTTCGGAAAGTCCTGCTGCTCGGATCCCGCCGCTCCCGGTCGCCCTCGCCGGGGAGGTCAGGGCGGGGGAGCCGAGCGCTGCCCCCGCCATGCTCCGCAGACTGGCCCGGGCTGCGACCCAGCAGCAAAGGGCCCTCTGGGCGCGGGGATCTGGGAGCCAGGCGGGGATCCCGACGCACGTGGTGGACCTGCGCAGCGACACGGTTACCAAGCCCGGGCCGGCCATGAGGCGCTCCATGGCCGAGGCGGTTGTGGGGGACGACGACTACGGCGAGGACCCCACCGTCCGCGGTGAGCCCGGCGTGCAGGCCGGGGCCGGGGGTCCTCGCGGCGACCCCAGTGCGCTGTCCATGGTGCTGGCGGGGGGAGAGGTGGCCCGGGACCCGGGGTGGCGGCTCAGCTGCAGGCTAGGCATTGCGCTTGGCGTCCTTGCGGCTCAGTCTGACGCATCACTCGagagcctgttagaaatgcagattctcgggCCCCACACCGGACCTCCTGAGCCAGAATCTGCAAGTTAA
- the LOC117203559 gene encoding transcription initiation factor TFIID subunit 13-like: MADEEDPTFEEENEEIGGGAEGGQGKRKRLFSKELRCMVYGFGDGQNPYTESVDILEDLVIEFITEMTHKAMSIGRQGQVQVEDIIFLIRKDPGKFARVKDLFTMNEELKRARKAFDEANCDCGS; the protein is encoded by the coding sequence ATGGCAGATGAAGAAGACCCCACCTTTgaggaggaaaatgaagaaattggAGGAGGTGCAGAAGGTGGACAGGGTAAAAGAAAGAGACTTTTTTCTAAAGAATTACGGTGTATGGTGTATGGGTTTGGGGATGGTCAGAATCCTTATACTGAGTCAGTAGATATTCTTGAAGACCTTGTCATAGAGTTCATCACTGAAATGACTCACAAGGCAATGTCAATTGGAAGACAAGGTCAGGTACAAGTTGAAGATATCATCTTCTTGATTCGAAAGGACCCAGGAAAGTTTGCTAGGGTTAAAGACTTGTTTACTATGAATGAAGAACTGAAACGAGCTAGAAAAGCATTTGATGAAGCAAACTGTGACTGTGGCTCTTGA